A portion of the Eubacterium maltosivorans genome contains these proteins:
- a CDS encoding methyltransferase domain-containing protein, with product MNNNLSRFADSKVYFQCPICTKSMDIQGNSLICRHGHCFDISRYGYVNLLLKSSPKTNYSKRSFDNRHQILEYGMYDVVLEKIIQFISDTPSIRNILDVGCGEGFYARQIQQRTERNIFAFDLSREAIQIASKKDKRKAVKWFVTDLSKIPLKDGSMDCILDIFSPAHYKEFQRLLSPNGYVVKVIPTKNHLREIRTKVQAHLKNPDYSNESVVEYFEKYLKTISRETVSATVQLSSEQRMSFIEMTPLLFCVEKDCVDWRTLTHLTIEADVLIGMY from the coding sequence ATGAATAATAATTTATCACGCTTTGCAGACAGCAAGGTTTATTTTCAATGCCCAATTTGCACAAAATCAATGGATATACAAGGCAATAGCCTAATTTGTAGACATGGACATTGCTTTGATATTTCAAGATATGGGTATGTAAATTTGTTGTTAAAATCATCGCCCAAAACCAACTACAGCAAGCGGTCTTTTGACAACCGGCACCAAATTTTGGAGTATGGCATGTATGATGTTGTGTTGGAGAAAATCATACAGTTTATTTCTGATACGCCATCTATAAGAAACATTTTAGATGTTGGTTGCGGCGAGGGTTTCTATGCAAGGCAGATACAGCAAAGAACAGAACGAAACATCTTTGCCTTTGACTTGTCAAGGGAGGCAATACAGATTGCATCAAAAAAAGACAAGCGCAAAGCAGTGAAGTGGTTTGTTACTGACTTATCAAAAATCCCTTTGAAAGACGGAAGTATGGATTGTATTTTAGACATATTTTCGCCTGCACACTACAAAGAATTTCAGCGATTGCTATCTCCTAACGGATATGTTGTGAAAGTAATTCCTACGAAAAATCATTTGAGGGAAATCAGGACTAAAGTGCAAGCACACTTGAAAAATCCAGATTATTCAAATGAGTCTGTCGTTGAATATTTTGAGAAATATCTTAAAACCATTTCAAGAGAAACGGTTTCAGCCACCGTACAGTTGTCATCAGAACAAAGAATGTCGTTTATTGAAATGACGCCGCTTCTCTTTTGCGTTGAAAAAGATTGCGTTGATTGGCGTACTCTCACACATTTGACAATCGAAGCTGATGTTTTAATAGGAATGTATTAA
- a CDS encoding transposon-encoded TnpW family protein has translation MAEQTPDSIITTQRNGQTIVAELFFNHSSTETFRDKLLKTILADSSCLSASDGQEPEKSEILR, from the coding sequence ATGGCAGAACAGACCCCCGACAGTATCATCACGACGCAGAGAAACGGGCAGACTATTGTTGCGGAGTTATTTTTCAATCACAGCAGCACAGAAACATTCCGCGACAAGCTGCTCAAGACGATACTTGCCGACAGTTCGTGTTTATCTGCGTCTGACGGTCAAGAGCCGGAAAAATCGGAAATCTTGCGATAA
- a CDS encoding recombinase family protein: MDAQEDMHMNDYNKITALYSRLSVGDEDRDGGESNSIQNQKKFLESYARQLKLTNIRHYIDDDESGRFFDRSAYSRMIEDVENGKIGVCIMKDMTRWGRDYLQVGNAMEIFRRNNVRFIAVNNGIDSEKPDTLEFAPFINIMSEWYAKDISKKVKTGIKTKGMSGKPIATEALYGYVKSPDNKDFWIIDEEAAGVVRLIFRLFLDGKNRNQIAVYLTQAQIPTPTFYMKERGRGTCKNRALNEDNRYKWNKATLTHILTRQEYCGDVVNFKTTKHFRDKRNHYVDRSQWQITENVHEPIIDRADFETAQRILENAPVRRPNGDGEIHPLSGLLFCKDCGAKMHIRIDYRNGGKRHVAYCSEYHKGKAKNPKCHSPHIIDADLLMQTVAEVLKKIEDYSISNRAEFEALVKKNLAMQQTDQTKKQQKRIPQITTRLEQIDKVLNKLYEDNALGTIPQDRYEQMSQKYSEEYYALKTELSILQEQLSAYENAGGRAQKFLKLTERHAAFTDLTPAILNEFISRIEVHERDQKRARYAIQHISIYFNYIGRFENEVTQLAEPTEQEIRQMREEIEEAKKEKSRAYHRKYSREYRARNLEKQREYERIKAREYRARRKAQTAAAQPAQ; the protein is encoded by the coding sequence ATGGACGCACAGGAGGATATGCACATGAATGATTACAACAAAATCACAGCCCTTTACTCCCGCCTTTCCGTAGGCGACGAGGACAGGGACGGCGGCGAAAGCAACTCCATACAGAACCAGAAGAAGTTTTTGGAAAGCTACGCCAGACAGCTAAAATTGACGAATATCCGGCACTACATTGACGACGATGAAAGCGGCAGATTTTTCGACCGCTCCGCCTACTCCCGCATGATAGAGGACGTAGAAAACGGTAAAATCGGCGTGTGTATTATGAAAGACATGACCCGCTGGGGGCGCGACTATCTCCAAGTCGGCAACGCTATGGAGATATTCAGACGGAACAATGTGCGCTTTATCGCGGTCAACAACGGGATAGACAGCGAGAAGCCCGACACATTGGAGTTTGCGCCCTTTATCAACATCATGTCGGAGTGGTACGCAAAGGACATCAGCAAGAAAGTAAAGACCGGCATTAAGACGAAGGGCATGAGTGGAAAGCCGATTGCCACCGAAGCTCTCTATGGCTATGTCAAATCCCCGGACAACAAGGATTTTTGGATAATCGACGAGGAAGCCGCCGGAGTTGTCCGTTTGATTTTTCGCCTGTTTCTGGACGGGAAAAACCGCAACCAAATCGCCGTATATCTGACGCAGGCGCAAATCCCAACGCCCACATTCTACATGAAAGAGCGCGGGCGGGGAACGTGCAAAAACAGGGCGCTCAATGAGGATAACCGTTACAAGTGGAACAAAGCCACTTTGACCCATATCCTTACACGGCAGGAGTATTGCGGCGATGTAGTCAACTTCAAGACTACAAAGCATTTCCGGGACAAGCGGAACCACTATGTAGACCGGAGCCAATGGCAGATAACCGAAAATGTGCATGAGCCGATTATTGACCGCGCCGACTTTGAAACCGCACAGCGGATTTTGGAAAACGCGCCCGTCAGACGCCCCAACGGGGACGGGGAAATCCACCCTTTGTCGGGCTTGCTTTTCTGTAAGGATTGCGGCGCAAAAATGCACATCCGCATAGATTACAGAAACGGCGGCAAGCGGCACGTTGCCTATTGCAGCGAGTACCACAAGGGAAAAGCCAAAAACCCCAAATGCCATTCCCCGCACATCATTGACGCGGATTTGCTCATGCAGACCGTCGCGGAAGTGCTGAAGAAAATCGAGGACTATTCTATCAGCAACCGGGCGGAGTTTGAAGCCTTAGTGAAAAAGAACCTTGCCATGCAGCAGACCGACCAGACCAAAAAGCAGCAGAAGCGTATCCCACAAATCACGACGCGCCTTGAACAGATCGACAAGGTGCTGAACAAGCTCTATGAGGACAACGCCCTCGGCACTATCCCGCAAGACCGCTACGAGCAAATGTCGCAGAAGTATTCAGAAGAATACTACGCATTGAAAACGGAGCTTTCCATACTCCAAGAGCAGCTATCCGCTTATGAGAACGCGGGAGGACGGGCGCAGAAGTTTTTGAAGCTGACGGAACGCCATGCCGCCTTTACTGACCTCACCCCCGCCATTCTCAACGAGTTTATCAGCAGGATTGAAGTGCATGAGCGCGACCAGAAAAGGGCGAGATACGCAATCCAGCACATCAGCATATATTTCAACTATATCGGCAGATTTGAGAACGAAGTAACGCAGCTTGCAGAGCCGACAGAGCAGGAAATCCGGCAAATGCGGGAAGAAATCGAAGAAGCCAAAAAGGAAAAGAGCCGCGCCTACCACCGGAAGTATTCAAGGGAGTACCGGGCGCGAAACCTTGAAAAGCAGCGGGAGTATGAGCGTATCAAGGCGCGGGAATACCGGGCAAGGAGAAAGGCGCAGACCGCCGCCGCACAGCCCGCACAGTAA
- a CDS encoding PcfB family protein, whose amino-acid sequence MQEEVENRTLTLVVSGTKFTGRLLKAAITKYLAHRKEKKLQKQKSRDTPVIPHGKQTVKQLIGQNQGVSNIEITDPSIKEFEKIARKYGVDYAVKKDRSSSPPKYLIFFKGRDADALTAAFTEYTGKKVRKAEKSERPSVLAKLSQFKELVKHAVVDRNKRKELER is encoded by the coding sequence ATGCAGGAGGAAGTGGAAAATAGGACTTTGACGCTGGTAGTCAGCGGAACAAAGTTTACCGGGCGGTTGTTGAAAGCCGCCATCACCAAGTACCTTGCCCACCGCAAGGAAAAGAAGCTGCAAAAGCAGAAAAGCCGGGATACCCCCGTGATTCCCCACGGCAAGCAGACGGTGAAGCAGCTGATCGGCCAGAATCAGGGCGTTTCCAATATCGAGATCACCGACCCCTCCATCAAGGAGTTTGAAAAGATCGCCCGGAAGTACGGCGTGGACTATGCGGTAAAGAAGGACCGCAGCAGCTCTCCGCCCAAGTACCTGATTTTCTTCAAGGGCCGGGACGCGGATGCCCTGACCGCTGCTTTTACCGAGTACACCGGGAAAAAGGTCAGGAAGGCGGAGAAATCCGAGCGCCCGTCCGTGCTGGCAAAGCTGAGCCAGTTCAAAGAACTGGTAAAACACGCCGTCGTGGACCGGAACAAGCGGAAGGAGCTGGAACGATGA
- a CDS encoding DUF5720 family protein, which translates to MPERKTVGQLMEEMRLKAGAQNYHGHEYMDLERFAEDTRHMIIFDVLTDDSPVGWKGERTRLFLTEAGYQKSLENQEKGHIKILSHAKVRQGHLYYDRSDQLR; encoded by the coding sequence ATGCCTGAGCGTAAGACCGTGGGCCAGCTGATGGAGGAAATGCGCCTCAAAGCCGGGGCGCAGAACTACCACGGCCATGAGTACATGGATTTGGAGCGGTTTGCCGAGGACACCCGGCACATGATTATCTTCGATGTGCTGACCGACGATTCCCCGGTGGGCTGGAAAGGTGAACGGACCCGCCTATTTCTGACGGAGGCTGGATACCAGAAAAGCCTGGAGAACCAGGAAAAGGGCCATATCAAGATTCTCAGCCATGCCAAAGTGCGCCAGGGCCATCTGTACTATGACCGCTCCGACCAGCTGCGCTGA
- a CDS encoding DUF6017 domain-containing protein, with product MAVFRIERTRDYTVMSNHHLRNHELSLKAKGLLSMMLSLPDDWNYTTRGLAKICKEGVDAIGNALRELETAGYIVRHQLRDRQGRISDTEYVIYEQPQPRQAETPGPDTDVPDTASPDTENPYLDKPDTEKPAELNIEKSNTQKSITHGSSTDSIPFRETAAARPPERKGRDAMSVSEMESYRDLILENIEYDHLCREFTTYREDLDEIVELMVETVCAKRKTTRIAGSDFPHEVVRSRFLKLDSSHIEFVMECLRNNTTEIRNMKQYLLAVLFNAPTTISNHYTAQVNHDMYAGGW from the coding sequence ATGGCGGTCTTTCGGATTGAAAGAACCCGCGACTATACGGTAATGAGCAATCATCACCTGCGGAACCATGAATTGTCGCTGAAGGCCAAGGGGCTGCTTTCCATGATGCTGTCCCTGCCGGATGACTGGAACTATACCACCCGTGGCCTTGCGAAAATCTGCAAGGAGGGCGTGGACGCCATCGGTAATGCGCTGCGGGAGCTGGAAACCGCCGGTTACATCGTGCGCCACCAGCTGCGGGACCGGCAGGGCCGGATCAGCGACACCGAGTATGTTATTTATGAACAGCCCCAGCCCCGGCAGGCGGAAACGCCTGGGCCGGATACGGATGTACCAGATACGGCTTCACCAGATACGGAAAACCCGTATCTGGATAAACCGGATACGGAAAAGCCCGCAGAATTAAATATAGAGAAATCAAATACCCAAAAATCAATTACTCATGGATCAAGTACCGATTCCATTCCCTTCCGGGAAACAGCGGCGGCAAGACCGCCGGAACGGAAAGGAAGGGATGCGATGTCTGTCTCAGAGATGGAAAGTTATCGGGATTTGATTCTGGAGAACATCGAGTATGACCACCTGTGCCGGGAGTTTACCACCTATCGGGAGGACCTGGACGAGATTGTGGAGCTGATGGTGGAGACCGTCTGCGCCAAGCGGAAAACCACCCGGATCGCTGGCAGCGACTTCCCCCATGAGGTGGTCCGCTCCCGTTTTTTGAAGCTGGACAGTTCCCACATCGAGTTTGTCATGGAGTGCCTGCGGAACAATACCACCGAAATCCGCAACATGAAACAGTATCTGCTTGCGGTGCTGTTCAATGCGCCCACCACTATCAGTAACCACTACACCGCACAAGTTAACCACGATATGTACGCAGGCGGCTGGTAA
- a CDS encoding DUF5720 family protein has product MRDISARELKGHNILAVERFQDSTRWMIEFSVLRPCSYGSPGDEMRLFLTEDGYQAALVSQKRREIKIKRYARVIEGHVLDFKPDKRRRHP; this is encoded by the coding sequence ATGAGGGATATTTCAGCCCGTGAGCTGAAAGGACACAACATTCTCGCCGTGGAGCGTTTCCAGGACAGCACCCGCTGGATGATTGAGTTTTCCGTCCTGCGTCCCTGCTCCTACGGTAGTCCCGGCGATGAAATGCGGCTGTTTCTCACGGAGGACGGGTATCAGGCCGCCCTCGTAAGCCAGAAGCGCCGGGAAATCAAAATCAAGCGGTATGCCCGTGTGATCGAGGGCCATGTCCTCGACTTCAAGCCGGACAAGCGCCGCCGCCACCCGTAA
- a CDS encoding ParB/RepB/Spo0J family partition protein — MKSSAKKVELAPYDDLFSTEESRQDAKLEKIREIPLSELHPFKNHPFKVKDDEAMMETADSVRQYGVLVPAIARPDPEGGYELVAGHRRHRASELAEKETMPVIVRDLDDDAATIIMVDSNLQRESLLPSERAFAYRMKLEAIKHQGERSDLTSRQVGEKSQTSIQLVASQAGESQRQVQRYIRLTELIPELLDMVDEKKIALNPAYELSFLKKEEQRDLLDAMDSEQATPSLSQAQRLKKYSQEGHLTLDMMRVIMGEEKKSDLDKVTFTSDTLRKYFPKSYTPQRMQETIIKLLEAWQKKRQRDQER, encoded by the coding sequence TTGAAAAGCAGCGCGAAAAAAGTAGAACTGGCTCCATACGATGACTTGTTTTCCACCGAAGAAAGCCGCCAGGATGCCAAGCTGGAGAAGATACGGGAAATCCCGCTGTCTGAACTGCATCCTTTCAAGAACCACCCCTTCAAAGTCAAGGATGACGAGGCCATGATGGAGACCGCCGACAGTGTGCGGCAGTACGGTGTGCTGGTTCCGGCGATTGCCCGCCCGGACCCGGAGGGCGGCTATGAGCTGGTAGCCGGACACAGGCGGCACCGGGCCAGTGAGCTTGCCGAGAAAGAGACCATGCCGGTTATTGTGCGAGACCTGGACGATGATGCCGCCACCATCATTATGGTGGACAGCAACTTGCAACGGGAAAGCCTGCTCCCCAGTGAAAGAGCATTTGCATACCGCATGAAGCTGGAGGCCATCAAACATCAGGGGGAACGCTCTGACTTAACTTCTCGCCAAGTTGGCGAGAAGTCGCAGACTTCTATTCAGCTTGTTGCAAGCCAAGCCGGTGAAAGCCAGAGGCAGGTGCAACGCTATATCCGCCTGACGGAGCTTATCCCCGAACTGCTGGATATGGTAGATGAAAAGAAAATTGCCCTCAACCCGGCTTATGAGCTGTCTTTCCTCAAAAAAGAGGAACAGCGGGACTTGCTGGACGCGATGGACAGCGAACAGGCTACCCCCTCTCTCTCCCAGGCCCAGCGGCTCAAGAAATACAGCCAGGAGGGACATCTGACCCTCGATATGATGCGTGTCATCATGGGTGAGGAAAAGAAAAGTGATCTCGACAAAGTGACTTTCACCTCCGACACCCTGCGGAAATATTTCCCCAAAAGCTATACGCCCCAGCGGATGCAGGAAACTATCATCAAGTTGCTGGAGGCATGGCAGAAAAAGCGCCAGAGAGACCAGGAACGATGA
- a CDS encoding ParA family protein, with the protein MNTQIIAIANQKGGVGKTTTCANLGIGLAQAGKKVLLIDGDPQGSLTISLGHPQPDKLPFTLSDAMGRILMDEPLRPGEGILHHPEGVDLMPADIQLSGMEVSLVNAMSRETILRQYLDTLKGQYSHILIDCQPSLGMLTVNALAAANRVIIPVQAEYLPAKGLEQLLQTVNKVKRQINPKLQIDGILLTMVDNRTNFAKEIAALLRETYGSKIKVFGTEIPHSVRAKEISAEGKSIFAHDPNGKVAEGYKNLTKEVIKLEKQREKSRTGSIR; encoded by the coding sequence ATGAACACGCAAATTATCGCCATCGCCAACCAGAAAGGCGGCGTTGGCAAGACAACCACCTGCGCGAACCTGGGGATCGGGCTGGCCCAGGCCGGAAAGAAAGTGCTGCTGATCGACGGAGACCCGCAAGGCAGCCTGACCATCAGCTTGGGCCACCCCCAGCCGGACAAGCTGCCCTTTACACTGTCCGACGCTATGGGCCGTATTCTGATGGACGAGCCGCTGCGCCCTGGCGAGGGTATCTTGCACCACCCGGAGGGGGTTGACCTGATGCCCGCCGACATCCAGCTCTCCGGTATGGAGGTCTCCCTGGTGAATGCCATGAGCCGTGAGACCATCCTGCGGCAGTATCTGGACACGCTCAAGGGACAGTATTCCCATATCCTGATTGACTGCCAGCCATCCCTGGGTATGCTCACGGTCAACGCCCTGGCCGCCGCCAACAGGGTCATAATCCCCGTTCAGGCGGAGTATCTGCCCGCCAAGGGCCTGGAACAGCTGCTCCAGACCGTAAATAAGGTGAAGCGGCAAATCAACCCCAAGCTCCAGATCGACGGCATACTGCTGACGATGGTGGACAACCGCACCAACTTTGCCAAGGAAATCGCTGCCCTGCTGCGGGAGACCTATGGCAGCAAAATCAAGGTGTTCGGCACCGAGATTCCCCATTCTGTCCGGGCAAAGGAGATCAGCGCCGAGGGCAAAAGCATTTTTGCCCATGACCCTAATGGCAAGGTGGCCGAGGGCTACAAGAATCTGACCAAGGAGGTGATAAAACTTGAAAAGCAGCGCGAAAAAAGTAGAACTGGCTCCATACGATGA
- the rpoN gene encoding RNA polymerase factor sigma-54 — protein MNIKVDLNLKQTQKLVMTTEMKQAIEILQLTSMELNNLIDKELLENPMLEFNDSPMESMEVVKDEAAKKEESKDQIEWDDYFQNMQSTEFRNTPSSSYDPDDEFNFEKFSYYETTLNEYLLLQFHVLSEDLTETENLIGEYLIDCIDDNGYLLIDMDYICDILGVTQDVVEKLIGIIQQFDPAGVGARDIKECLLIQLRQEGYDDEVYENLVNNYLTDLAENQFKRVSQETGISTSELAVFKELIKTLEPKPGRQFTNFDGVKYIIPDGSIEWIDNELVVQINDISAPRLQINSFYQGMLKTRNENEDTKKYIEKKLDSAAFLIKSIEQRRDTIRKVIEAIAHYQENFFREGVEDLKPLTLKAIADMIEVHESTVSRAIRGKYVQTPKGTFSLKFFFKRGFSQGADDVSSEAIKQKIQAFVDAEDKRKPLSDQKIVEMLKEQGVDVARRTIAKYREALNILPSSKRKQFR, from the coding sequence ATGAATATTAAGGTTGATTTAAATTTAAAACAGACACAAAAACTCGTAATGACAACCGAAATGAAGCAGGCGATCGAAATATTGCAGCTGACTTCCATGGAGCTAAACAACCTTATTGATAAGGAGCTTCTGGAAAACCCCATGCTGGAATTTAACGACAGCCCCATGGAATCCATGGAGGTCGTCAAAGACGAGGCAGCCAAGAAAGAGGAAAGCAAGGATCAGATTGAGTGGGATGATTATTTCCAGAATATGCAGTCCACAGAATTCAGGAATACGCCGTCATCCAGCTACGATCCTGATGATGAGTTTAATTTCGAGAAGTTTTCCTATTATGAGACCACACTTAACGAGTACCTGCTGCTCCAGTTCCACGTGCTCTCAGAAGATTTGACAGAAACAGAGAACCTGATCGGGGAATACCTGATTGACTGTATCGATGACAATGGCTATTTGCTCATTGATATGGACTATATCTGCGATATCCTGGGTGTAACGCAGGATGTGGTCGAAAAGCTCATCGGAATTATACAACAATTTGATCCCGCTGGGGTCGGAGCCAGGGATATTAAAGAATGTCTCCTGATACAGCTGCGGCAGGAGGGCTATGACGATGAAGTCTATGAAAATCTTGTCAACAATTATCTGACCGACCTGGCCGAAAACCAATTCAAACGGGTCAGTCAGGAAACGGGCATTTCCACCTCCGAGCTGGCAGTGTTTAAGGAACTTATAAAGACGCTGGAACCCAAGCCGGGACGTCAGTTTACCAATTTTGACGGTGTGAAGTATATTATTCCGGATGGCAGCATTGAGTGGATCGACAACGAGCTGGTGGTTCAGATCAATGATATTTCAGCACCGCGGCTTCAGATCAACTCCTTCTATCAGGGAATGCTGAAGACGCGGAATGAAAATGAGGATACCAAGAAATATATTGAGAAGAAGCTGGATTCAGCAGCTTTTCTCATCAAGAGCATTGAGCAGCGCCGGGATACGATCCGCAAGGTGATCGAGGCCATTGCCCATTACCAGGAAAATTTTTTCAGGGAAGGGGTAGAGGACCTCAAACCGTTGACGCTCAAGGCCATTGCAGATATGATCGAGGTTCACGAATCTACGGTCAGCCGCGCCATTCGTGGAAAATACGTCCAGACGCCAAAGGGAACCTTCTCTCTGAAGTTCTTTTTTAAGAGGGGCTTTTCCCAGGGGGCGGACGATGTATCATCAGAGGCCATCAAACAGAAAATACAGGCCTTTGTGGATGCCGAGGACAAGCGCAAGCCGCTGAGCGACCAGAAAATTGTTGAAATGCTCAAAGAGCAGGGGGTTGATGTGGCCCGCAGGACCATCGCCAAATACCGGGAAGCACTTAACATACTTCCATCATCGAAGCGCAAGCAGTTTCGATAA